The genome window GCCAGAAGCTCGACGATCATATCGCGGGAGGCGCCCGTGCGTGTGCCGTCTTCGAGATGCGGTTGCAACTGGACGGAATTGATGAGGTGGTTGTTGAGGCTCTGGACCTTGTTTTCCACCAGCAGGGCGGTCTGCTCGCGCTTCGGGCGCAGGAACCACTCGACAACGAAGGTGCGCACCAGGAGGTACAGCACCGGCACCGACCAGACAACCAGGAAGGGGAACAGCCAGGGGCCGGGATCGTCCAGAAAATAGGCCAGCAGGTTGGCCGCCAGGGCTCCGGTGACGAGCAGGAACAGAATCAGGTAGGTTCCCTGAAGGAACGTGACCCGAGTCCGGTAGCGGCGAACGCGGTCGAGGAACTCATTTATGAGGTGCGCCGGGTCCATTCAGGTAACAGTCCAAAAAATTACATTCTGTCTCTATTTTATTACATCGGCGGCTGTTTTTCCCGCGCAAAAGAACTCTAACGAAAAATACGGAGTGGGACCATCCGGCTTTCTCCGACCCCGGTTAGGGGGTTGATTTTCAGGCCGTTCCCGGATTGTTCTTGTCCGGCTTCGGGGATCCGGCCAGCGATTGCAGCATCTCCAGTGGGAACGGGAAAAACACGGTGCTGGTTTTGTCCACCGACAGATCCACCATGGTTTGCAGGAAGCGCAACTGCAACGCCGGGGGATGCGCGTGGATGATGTCCGCCGCGTCGCTGATGCGCTGGCTGGCTTCGAACTCGCCCTCGGCGTGGATCACCTTGGCGCGCCGCTCGCGCTCGGCTTCGGCCTGCTTGGCCAGCGCCCGCTGCATCTCGGTAGGCAGATCGACGTTTTTCAACTCGACGTTGGCGACCTTCACGCCCCAGGGTTCGGTCTGCTGGTCGATCACCTTCTGCAGGTGATCGTTGATCTTTTCGCGGTGGGCCAGCAGGTCGTCCAGCTGGCTTTTGCCCAGCACGCTGCGCAGGGTGGTCTGCGACAACTGCTGCGTGGCGTAGAGGTAGTCTTCGACGTCGATGACCGCGCGCTGCGGATCGAGCACCCGGAAATAGACGACCGCATTGACGCGCACGGTGACGTTGTCGCGGGTGATGATGTCCTGCGGCGGCACGTCCATGACCACGGTGCGGAGGCTGACTTTGACCATCTGTTGCAGAACCGGAATGACGAGGATCAGGCCGGGACCTTTCACCTTGTAAAACTTGCCGAGCAGGAAAATGACGCCGCGTTCGTATTCACGGAGCACCTTGAAGGCGCTGAACAGGATGATGAGGATGATGATAAGACCGACGATGAATCCGTTCATGGTTCGAATCTCCCCCTTGAGTTGGTCTTGTGGTTGGCCTCATGATAGCACCTTTTCTGCCTGCCGCCCTACATCCTCTGGTGATCTGTGGCGGCGGTTTCCAGATAGCCCGCCCATCGGAACCGGCGATGTGATAAAATCGGGGCATGTCGGACTCGCAGACACAGACTGCCGGAGGGACGGCGTTTTCAAGAAGCGTGCGGATGTTTGCCGTAACGCTGTTGCTGGCAGGCCTGCAGGCGGTGCTAGCGTCCGCCGCGCTGGCATCGGCAGCGCCGCTTGATATCCACACCACACCTGTGGTGGGAAAAGACGGACGCGTGCGCATCACCCTTCACTTGGAGAACACCGGCTCCCGATCGCTGCACCACGTGCACCCGATGTTTCATTTTCATCACACCATGTCGCACATGCCGATGATCCACGAACTGAAGCCGGGGCAGTCGGTGACCCTGGTCAACGACCAGCATCCGCCGGTGGTGCGGGTCGGCAGTTACCCCCTCGTCGCCATGGTCAATTATAAGAACGACGCCGACAGCGACGCCACCCGCACACAGTTGCACACCAGTTCGTTCCATTATGAAGAACCCCTCCGGGCGGTCATCGACGGTGACATCGAGGCCCGGCACCGGGAGAATACGGACACCTCGACCCTGCGCATCGCCATCCGCAACAATTCCACGTCCTTCAAGAACGTGCGATTGATGCTGCTGTTGCCGCCGGAATTGACGGCGCGCAGTTTTCAGGGAATGCGCGGCTTCACCATCCACGGCGGACAGGAAAAACAGTTTGAAGTGCCGGTGCAGAAGGTGGTGGGGCGTCCCGGTGGCGAGTACCCGGTGCACCTTCTGGTCGAATACGGAGAAATGCTGAAACATTATTCCAGCGACATCACCGGCAGTGTGTACTTCGGGCCGGACTGGGGGCAGGAGCCGTTCTGGCCGCAACTGGTGGTCTTCCTGTTTCTCTTTCTCACTCTGACAACCCTCCTGCTGCGCCGCTGGCGCCACCGCCGCCGCAAAGTTTAAAGCTCCCGGCCTCTTTCCTTATAGGGAGGCGTCCCTTTACGTCATCTCCTTGATGTGAGCTTTTCCCCAGTGCCCACATGTGTCATTTGACACCCCGCGTCCAGCCTTTATATTGGATGGAAGGCATCAACAACCATGAGGGGGCGCGATGCAGGGGGAATCGACCGTCAATTGGGAACGCGTGCGGCTGGGCAAAAGCCGCAATTCGGTGAGCGGCACCACCCTTCACGGCTGGCCGTCCATCCTCTTCGGCCTGCCGTTCGCCGGGGTTGGCGTGATGTTGTTTTTGGTGTCGCAGGGCGTCATCGGCGTGGATCCGAAAAGCGTGCACGCACCGATGTGGATGATCGGTTTGATCGCCGGATTGTTCTTCCTGGCCGGGGCTTACATGATGGTGCACGGCGTCATCGGGCTCGGCTTGAAAAAGAAGGTGGAGGAGGGCCGCCGCCGTTCGTTGCACCAGCCCTGGCTGTGGGATTACGTCTGGGACCCGCTCGGCGTCTCCGAAAACAAACTGAAAGAAGTGATGAAGCATTTTGCGGCGGCGCTCACCTTCATCGCCTTCCTTGCGCCGTTTCATTACATGGTCTGGTTCAGCGAAGAAAAGAGCGTGCCGACGTGGGTGAAGTTCGTGGTGATCTTTTTCGATTTCATCGTCGTCCTGATCATCGGCGACGGCATCCGCAAATACATGCAGTTCCTCAAATACGGCAACAGCCGCCTGCGCTTTCTGGGGTTTCCGTTTCACCTGGGGGAGAAGATGAAGCTGGCGCTGGAAGGCATGCCCGCCGCGTTCGATTCGGTCACGCTGAACCTGCGTTACATTGAGGAAGTGTATGAGACGCGGTACTCCGGACGGAGGCGCACGCGCGAAGTGGTGTGTTACCAGATCTACGGTGAAGAACGGACGATGAACTCCGGCGCTTCCCGCAGCGGCGGGTTCTTGATGGAATGGGACC of Nitrospina watsonii contains these proteins:
- a CDS encoding slipin family protein produces the protein MNGFIVGLIIILIILFSAFKVLREYERGVIFLLGKFYKVKGPGLILVIPVLQQMVKVSLRTVVMDVPPQDIITRDNVTVRVNAVVYFRVLDPQRAVIDVEDYLYATQQLSQTTLRSVLGKSQLDDLLAHREKINDHLQKVIDQQTEPWGVKVANVELKNVDLPTEMQRALAKQAEAERERRAKVIHAEGEFEASQRISDAADIIHAHPPALQLRFLQTMVDLSVDKTSTVFFPFPLEMLQSLAGSPKPDKNNPGTA